Genomic DNA from Deltaproteobacteria bacterium:
CATGGTGCAGTAGATGACCTTGCCGCCGTGGGCGGTGATGTTGTCGCCCTCGTAGACGGAGTTGATGATGTAGCAATGCTCCTGGGCGTTGGCCCCGGGGCCGAGGGTGGAGTTCTCGATGTAGGCCCGCTGGGCCACCAGGACCTTTTCGCCGATGGAGCAATTTCCCTTGATGACCGCGTAGGGGCTGACAAAGGCGTTTTTGGGGATGTCGATATCCAGTTCGGGCTGGACCGAGGAGTAGATGGGGACGAAATCCTCCTTCCGGTCTTCGAAGAAGTCCATGAGAATTCCGTGCGGCTTGGAGTTCTTGTCCAGGGAGATGTACGGGGCAAGCTTTTTCGGGTCGTGGACGTAGTTGAATTCAAAGAGCCCGGGATACTTGATCCAGATCCGGCCTGGTTCGACGTTCATATTGGATAGGTCAGGGGTTTGGACATAGCCGAATTCGCCGATGACGCAGTGGTGGCAGACCGAGAGGTCCACGGTGGCGAAGGGGCCCAGAAAACAGCCGACTACCGGGGAACCGTGGATGTTGGCGTAGTGGAGGGCCAGGGTGTTGACGATGTCGAATCGCTCAAGGTTTTCGGGGTCGTGGGTGTGGTTGTGGACCAGGGTCTTGACCAAGGCGCTGTGCCGGATGGCGATGACCTCGTCGGTGTAGAGCTGGACCTCTCCCTGTTCGAGTTTGACGATGTCGCCCTTGTGCTTGAGTTCGTCGCCCCGGACATCGGTCTTGTAGAGGACCGAGCGCTCGACCTCGCATTTCCCGAGAAAATAGGATCCGGCCAGGTTGGAATGCTGAAATTCCAGATGGACGGGATGGT
This window encodes:
- a CDS encoding transferase, translating into MKALERLVEHIANRVAINLRNRPVSVRACIKESLPLDHRALYYAFYALSANHPVHLEFQHSNLAGSYFLGKCEVERSVLYKTDVRGDELKHKGDIVKLEQGEVQLYTDEVIAIRHSALVKTLVHNHTHDPENLERFDIVNTLALHYANIHGSPVVGCFLGPFATVDLSVCHHCVIGEFGYVQTPDLSNMNVEPGRIWIKYPGLFEFNYVHDPKKLAPYISLDKNSKPHGILMDFFEDRKEDFVPIYSSVQPELDIDIPKNAFVSPYAVIKGNCSIGEKVLVAQRAYIENSTLGPGANAQEHCYIINSVYEGDNITAHGGKVIYCTM